From Tripterygium wilfordii isolate XIE 37 chromosome 13, ASM1340144v1, whole genome shotgun sequence, the proteins below share one genomic window:
- the LOC120013629 gene encoding protein SHI RELATED SEQUENCE 1-like isoform X2, with protein sequence MAGFFSLGGGGGGRGTTRFDSQEDETPNNPPPTAISQESWFWYRNHEDLNNNNNNKGFELWQGHNNNPVLHQQDLYTSAAALAVGSPRTSINVPDDVIRSAAGGGGSSGISCQDCGNQAKKDCLHMRCRACCKSRGFDCQTHVKSTWVSAAKRRERQQQLAALQHSHHHHQQQQQLQLHTENSKRQRENPNPSGLEVGNFPAEVSSSAVFRCVRVSNVDDTDDDLYAYQTAVNIGGHVFKGILYDKGPEGSYAPAGETSSGGLQPLNLIEAGTSGTVATTGIPTTASFLDPSSLYPAQLNNFMAGTQFFPNNPSS encoded by the exons ATGGCAGGGTTTTTCTCAttaggtggaggaggaggaggaagaggaacaACACGTTTCGACTCACAAGAGGACGAGACCCCGAACAACCCGCCACCAACGGCAATTTCTCAAGAGAGCTGGTTCTGGTACAGAAATCATGAAGatctcaacaacaacaacaacaacaagggaTTCGAGCTTTGGCAAGGACACAACAATAATCCAGTACTACACCAGCAAGATCTCTACACATCAGCCGCAGCTTTAGCCGTTGGATCTCCGAGAACCTCAATCAACGTCCCTGATGACGTGATTCGAAGCGCCGCTGGAGGCGGAGGCAGCAGCGGCATTAGCTGTCAAGACTGCGGAAACCAAGCGAAGAAAGATTGCCTGCACATGCGGTGCAGGGCTTGCTGTAAGAGTCGCGGATTCGATTGCCAAACACATGTCAAAAGCACTTGGGTTTCCGCCGCTAAACGCCGCGAACGGCAACAACAACTTGCCGCTTTACAACActcacaccaccaccaccaacagcaACAACAACTTCAACTCCACACAGAAAATTCCAAACGACAGAGAGAAAATCCCAATCCTTCtg GGTTGGAGGTGGGGAATTTTCCGGCTGAGGTGAGTTCTTCTGCGGTGTTTCGTTGTGTGAGAGTGAGCAACGTAGATGATACGGATGATGATCTGTACGCGTATCAGACGGCGGTGAACATAGGAGGGCATGTTTTTAAGGGTATACTCTACGATAAAGGGCCTGAAGGTAGTTATGCGCCGGCTGGAGAGACGTCGTCGGGTGGACTTCAACCACTGAATCTTATCGAAGCTGGCACATCGGGTACCGTGGCGACTACTGGTATACCGACTACGGCGTCGTTTCTTGATCCGTCTAGTCTGTACCCAGCTCAGCTCAACAATTTCATGGCTGGTACGCAGTTCTTCCCAAATAACCCAAGCTCATGA